In Promicromonospora sp. Populi, one genomic interval encodes:
- a CDS encoding lipid II:glycine glycyltransferase FemX, which produces MSALSEPLTLAVDVVTEPSTWDREVLALGGHPLQLWGWGEVKAAGSWRAHRLRVTEDGSTVGLAQLLVRPLPAQFKALSYVPRGPVVAHHEGKTAQAVFGVGDTATRNAVTNAVVEWARENVGGVGITIEPDWPVGTTVTLEDKRLAPNPILYPSTLILDLLKSEDELMSVMSKKTRQYIRKSQREDLDFREVTLPEELDACLEIYRQTAERAGFGLHSDDYYRLVKSALGPASPVYAAFARSVEGGPHDRPVSFVWFAASSTTSFELYGGMNDDGMNLRANYGLKWYAITRMKERGVVRYDVNGLLNDGISNFKRGFADHEDELVGSIDVPFSRWYSTWNQALPAAKKVVRKLRGNG; this is translated from the coding sequence ATGTCTGCCCTGTCGGAGCCCCTCACGCTCGCCGTCGACGTCGTCACCGAACCTTCGACCTGGGATCGCGAGGTGCTCGCCCTGGGTGGACACCCGCTCCAGCTGTGGGGATGGGGCGAGGTCAAGGCGGCCGGGAGCTGGCGCGCGCACCGCCTGCGGGTGACCGAGGACGGCTCGACCGTCGGCCTGGCGCAGCTGCTCGTGCGGCCCCTGCCGGCCCAGTTCAAGGCCCTCTCCTACGTGCCGCGCGGCCCCGTCGTCGCGCACCACGAAGGCAAGACGGCGCAGGCGGTCTTCGGCGTCGGCGACACCGCGACCCGCAACGCCGTGACCAACGCCGTCGTCGAGTGGGCGCGCGAGAACGTGGGCGGCGTCGGCATCACGATCGAGCCGGACTGGCCGGTCGGCACCACCGTGACCCTCGAGGACAAGCGGCTCGCGCCGAACCCGATCCTGTACCCCTCGACGCTCATCCTCGACCTGCTCAAGAGCGAGGACGAGCTGATGTCGGTGATGTCCAAGAAGACGCGCCAGTACATCCGCAAGTCGCAGCGCGAGGACCTGGACTTCCGCGAGGTCACGCTCCCCGAGGAGCTGGATGCGTGCCTGGAGATCTACCGCCAGACTGCCGAGCGCGCCGGGTTCGGCCTGCACTCGGACGACTACTACCGGCTGGTGAAGTCGGCCCTGGGACCGGCCTCCCCGGTGTACGCGGCGTTCGCCCGCTCGGTCGAGGGCGGCCCGCACGACCGCCCGGTCTCGTTCGTCTGGTTCGCGGCCTCCAGCACGACGTCGTTCGAGCTGTACGGCGGCATGAACGACGACGGCATGAACCTGCGCGCCAACTACGGCCTGAAGTGGTACGCGATCACCCGCATGAAGGAGCGCGGCGTGGTGCGCTACGACGTCAACGGCCTGCTCAACGACGGCATCTCGAACTTCAAGCGCGGCTTCGCCGACCACGAGGACGAGCTGGTGGGCAGCATCGACGTGCCGTTCTCGCGCTGGTACTCGACCTGGAACCAGGCGCTGCCGGCAGCCAAGAAGGTAGTCCGCAAGCTCCGCGGCAACGGCTGA
- a CDS encoding acetyl-CoA C-acyltransferase — protein sequence MPAAPETPRARRAVRDVVFVDGARTPFGKAKPDGQYAQTRADDLIVKVVRELLRRHPELPPERIDEVAIAATTQQGDQGLTLGRTVGMLAGLPQSVPGYAIDRMCAGAMTAATTTAAGIAMGAADVVIAGGVEHMGRHPMGFAADVNPRFVAEKLVDPQALNMGITAENLHDKFPHLTKERADRFAVESQAKYAKALANGNIEPDLVPVAIRSSELGWGLATTDELARPETTFESIQGLKTPFRPGGRVTPATSSPLTDGATAAILASGDVVAELGLPAKMRLVSYGYAGVPPEIMGYGPVPSTEKALKSAGLTIDDIGLFELNEAFAVQVLSFLDHYGIADDDPRVNQYGGAIAMGHPLAGSGVRLMTQLARQFEQHPEVRYGLTAMCVGLGQGGSVIWENPHHADYSGHTDEEN from the coding sequence ATGCCCGCAGCCCCGGAAACACCGCGTGCCCGCCGTGCGGTTCGCGACGTCGTCTTCGTCGACGGCGCCCGCACGCCGTTCGGCAAGGCCAAGCCCGACGGCCAGTACGCCCAGACGCGCGCCGACGACCTGATCGTGAAGGTGGTGCGCGAGCTGCTGCGCCGGCACCCCGAGCTCCCCCCGGAGCGGATCGACGAGGTGGCCATCGCCGCCACCACCCAGCAGGGCGACCAGGGGCTCACGCTCGGCCGCACGGTCGGCATGCTCGCGGGCCTCCCCCAGTCCGTGCCGGGCTACGCCATCGACCGCATGTGCGCCGGGGCCATGACGGCCGCCACGACCACCGCCGCGGGCATCGCCATGGGCGCCGCAGACGTCGTCATCGCGGGCGGCGTGGAGCACATGGGCCGCCACCCGATGGGCTTCGCCGCCGACGTGAACCCCCGCTTCGTCGCCGAGAAGCTCGTGGACCCGCAGGCCCTGAACATGGGCATCACGGCCGAGAACCTGCACGACAAGTTCCCGCACCTCACCAAGGAGCGCGCGGACCGGTTCGCCGTCGAGTCGCAGGCCAAGTACGCCAAGGCGCTGGCCAACGGCAACATCGAGCCGGACCTCGTCCCGGTAGCGATCCGCTCCAGCGAGCTGGGCTGGGGCCTGGCCACCACCGACGAGCTGGCCCGGCCCGAGACCACCTTCGAGTCCATCCAGGGCCTCAAGACGCCGTTCCGCCCGGGCGGCCGGGTCACCCCCGCGACGTCGTCGCCCCTGACCGACGGCGCGACCGCCGCGATCCTCGCCTCAGGCGACGTCGTCGCCGAGCTGGGCCTGCCCGCGAAGATGCGCCTGGTGTCCTACGGCTACGCCGGCGTGCCCCCGGAGATCATGGGCTACGGCCCGGTGCCCTCCACGGAGAAGGCCCTGAAGAGCGCGGGCCTGACGATCGACGACATCGGCCTGTTCGAGCTGAACGAGGCGTTCGCGGTCCAGGTGCTCTCGTTCCTGGACCACTACGGCATCGCCGACGACGACCCGCGCGTCAACCAGTACGGCGGCGCGATCGCCATGGGCCACCCGCTGGCCGGCTCCGGGGTGCGGCTGATGACACAGCTCGCCCGGCAGTTCGAGCAGCACCCCGAGGTCCGCTACGGCCTCACCGCCATGTGCGTGGGCCTGGGCCAGGGCGGCAGCGTCATCTGGGAGAACCC